In a single window of the Luteibacter rhizovicinus DSM 16549 genome:
- a CDS encoding DUF1622 domain-containing protein → MANPPAHYTQYKQRLGRALLLCLEILVAADIVRTIALDSSVQSVISLGLLVVIRTFLSWSLILEVEGRWPWQGEEKPSRDVPPELP, encoded by the coding sequence GTGGCCAACCCGCCGGCCCACTACACGCAGTACAAGCAGCGTCTCGGTCGCGCGCTGCTGCTTTGCCTGGAGATTCTTGTCGCCGCTGACATCGTGCGAACCATTGCGCTGGACAGCTCGGTGCAAAGTGTTATCTCCCTGGGCCTCCTCGTCGTCATCCGCACCTTCCTCAGCTGGTCGCTCATTCTCGAAGTCGAGGGACGCTGGCCATGGCAGGGTGAAGAGAAGCCAAGCCGCGACGTTCCGCCGGAGCTCCCGTGA
- a CDS encoding MarC family protein, with translation MAVLAFLQEVVSIATEPPRATQILGLSEAFTLLFVVMGPPLKTPAVYYARMHAFDASTRRELAFKTFLLATVTVLVGGFVGLALQHKWQISLPAMLIAGGLIFLLVSLRTVLEQYAPEPVASPASATTAPIGATAPTAFSLAIPMIVTPYGLAGFIVLLASSHSTERTLGLVGVVVLVLVLHLLAMLAAGPIMRGIGPMPFKVFGTIIGSLTVALSVQMMIYGGRLLMAAFAVPLP, from the coding sequence ATGGCCGTTCTCGCGTTTCTCCAGGAAGTCGTCTCGATCGCCACCGAACCACCGCGAGCGACACAGATCCTCGGTCTCTCCGAAGCGTTTACCTTGCTGTTCGTCGTCATGGGGCCACCGCTGAAGACGCCGGCGGTCTACTACGCCCGTATGCATGCGTTCGATGCCTCGACACGCAGGGAACTCGCCTTCAAGACGTTCCTCCTGGCCACGGTGACGGTGCTGGTCGGCGGATTTGTCGGACTCGCGCTACAGCACAAATGGCAGATTTCGTTGCCTGCCATGCTGATCGCAGGAGGATTGATCTTCCTTCTCGTGTCGTTGCGGACGGTTCTCGAACAGTACGCGCCGGAGCCGGTCGCGAGTCCAGCTTCTGCAACGACAGCGCCAATCGGGGCCACGGCGCCGACGGCCTTCAGTCTCGCGATCCCGATGATCGTCACACCGTATGGCCTGGCAGGTTTCATCGTGCTATTGGCGTCGAGCCACAGCACCGAGCGCACCCTCGGGTTGGTCGGTGTCGTCGTGCTGGTGCTTGTCCTGCACCTGTTGGCGATGCTCGCGGCCGGCCCGATCATGCGAGGCATCGGGCCGATGCCATTCAAGGTATTCGGCACCATCATCGGATCGTTGACCGTGGCGCTCTCGGTCCAGATGATGATCTACGGTGGCCGGCTTTTGATGGCTGCCTTCGCCGTACCCTTGCCATAG
- a CDS encoding EF-hand domain-containing protein produces the protein MTNRHVTILAWAVVASLTFTSLPAFAQNGAGSALNRATKALHQKFIRADTDKDGYVTLAEAEKGDMPTTVKYFSEIDATHRGKVSEEEIKRFMVQRAAEHAKTP, from the coding sequence ATGACCAACCGACACGTGACGATCCTTGCATGGGCGGTCGTAGCCTCGCTGACCTTCACGTCACTACCAGCGTTCGCGCAGAACGGCGCGGGTTCGGCGCTCAACAGGGCGACCAAGGCGCTCCACCAAAAGTTCATCCGGGCGGATACCGACAAGGACGGTTATGTGACGCTGGCCGAAGCTGAAAAGGGCGATATGCCCACCACGGTGAAGTACTTCAGCGAGATCGACGCCACCCACCGCGGCAAGGTGTCCGAGGAGGAAATCAAGCGTTTCATGGTGCAGCGTGCGGCGGAGCACGCAAAGACACCGTAA